In one Pseudarthrobacter oxydans genomic region, the following are encoded:
- the rsmA gene encoding 16S rRNA (adenine(1518)-N(6)/adenine(1519)-N(6))-dimethyltransferase RsmA produces MTEPIPAPAPLFGASDIRRLAEEIGVRPTKTLGQNFVIDGNTIRRIVAAADVGPEETVLEVGPGLGSLTLGLLDAAASVVAVEIDPVLAAKLPETVREWRPAAAGAFHLVHADAMKVTELPVQPTALVANLPYNVAVPVVLHLLQHFPSLQHGLVMVQDEVADRLAAGPGSKTYGVPSVKAAWYSQMRKAGVIGMNVFWPAPKIHSGLVAFTRREPPVTTATREQVFAVVDAAFAQRRKTLRAALAGWAGGAPEAERCLVAAGVDPTARGEVIGIEAFAKIAEAKQALA; encoded by the coding sequence GTGACTGAACCAATCCCCGCGCCCGCACCATTGTTTGGTGCATCCGACATACGCCGGCTCGCGGAGGAGATCGGTGTCCGCCCCACCAAGACCCTCGGCCAGAACTTTGTCATCGACGGCAACACCATCCGCAGGATCGTGGCCGCCGCGGATGTTGGCCCGGAAGAGACAGTGCTGGAAGTGGGGCCGGGGCTGGGATCCCTGACCCTCGGACTCCTCGATGCTGCGGCGTCGGTAGTGGCGGTGGAAATTGACCCGGTGCTGGCTGCCAAACTGCCGGAAACCGTCAGGGAATGGCGGCCGGCCGCCGCGGGAGCCTTCCACCTGGTGCATGCCGATGCCATGAAGGTCACGGAGCTGCCGGTGCAGCCCACGGCACTGGTGGCCAATTTGCCCTACAACGTCGCCGTTCCCGTGGTGCTGCACCTCCTTCAGCACTTCCCCAGCCTCCAGCACGGACTGGTGATGGTCCAGGATGAGGTGGCGGACCGGCTGGCCGCTGGGCCGGGTTCCAAGACCTACGGCGTGCCGTCGGTAAAGGCGGCCTGGTACAGCCAGATGCGCAAAGCGGGGGTGATCGGCATGAACGTTTTCTGGCCGGCGCCCAAGATCCATTCGGGGCTGGTGGCCTTTACCCGGCGTGAGCCTCCGGTCACCACAGCCACCAGGGAACAGGTCTTCGCCGTGGTGGACGCCGCCTTCGCCCAGCGGCGCAAGACCCTGAGGGCCGCTTTGGCCGGTTGGGCCGGCGGGGCGCCGGAAGCGGAGCGCTGCCTCGTTGCCGCCGGCGTCGACCCCACCGCCAGGGGCGAGGTCATCGGCATCGAAGCCTTCGCGAAAATCGCGGAAGCCAAGCAGGCGCTGGCATGA
- a CDS encoding 4-(cytidine 5'-diphospho)-2-C-methyl-D-erythritol kinase: MSAPGRFTARTVRVKAPGKVNVSLEVGPLRPDGYHSVASVYLAVSLYEEVAATSTETPGITISLSPASTVDLDAADIPLDGNNLAHKAAAIMADVSEHSTGVHLEITKRVPVAGGMGGGSADAAATLLACDALWNSGLSREELAHLAAELGADVPFSLLGGTAVGLGVGDELSPALAKAQTHWVLVTADYGLPTPEVYRTLDRLREAAGANAAEPTGVDPKILTALRSGDAEALSRVLVNDLQRASIELAPALRDTLGIGESHGAIAGIVSGSGPTVALLTDDSVAAEGLAADLRHYGLTALAVHGPVPGARIISDTLL, encoded by the coding sequence ATGAGCGCCCCGGGACGGTTCACCGCAAGGACAGTCCGCGTCAAAGCCCCCGGCAAGGTGAACGTTTCGCTGGAAGTGGGGCCGCTGCGACCGGATGGCTACCACTCCGTTGCCAGCGTGTACCTGGCCGTATCCCTCTACGAGGAAGTGGCTGCCACCAGCACGGAGACGCCCGGGATCACCATCAGCCTCAGCCCGGCCAGCACGGTCGATCTTGACGCCGCGGACATCCCGCTCGACGGAAACAACCTGGCCCACAAGGCCGCGGCGATTATGGCCGACGTCTCCGAGCACTCCACCGGGGTCCATCTGGAAATTACCAAGCGCGTGCCGGTGGCAGGAGGCATGGGCGGCGGATCGGCAGATGCTGCCGCAACCCTGCTGGCCTGCGACGCGCTCTGGAACAGTGGCCTGTCGCGGGAAGAGCTGGCGCACCTCGCTGCCGAACTGGGGGCCGACGTCCCCTTTTCCCTCCTTGGCGGCACGGCGGTTGGCCTGGGCGTGGGCGACGAACTTTCGCCGGCGCTGGCTAAGGCACAGACCCACTGGGTACTGGTCACCGCGGACTACGGGCTTCCCACTCCCGAGGTGTACCGCACCCTTGACCGCCTCCGCGAAGCGGCCGGCGCCAACGCCGCAGAACCCACCGGGGTGGACCCGAAGATCCTGACAGCGTTGCGCAGCGGTGACGCCGAAGCGCTGAGCCGTGTCCTGGTCAACGACCTCCAGCGGGCATCCATTGAACTGGCGCCCGCCCTGCGCGATACGCTGGGTATCGGAGAATCGCACGGAGCAATTGCGGGCATCGTCTCCGGATCGGGGCCCACGGTGGCCCTGCTGACTGATGATTCGGTGGCCGCTGAAGGCCTGGCCGCGGATCTGCGGCACTACGGCTTGACAGCCCTCGCAGTCCATGGCCCGGTTCCGGGGGCGCGCATCATTTCCGACACCCTCCTCTAA
- a CDS encoding ABC-F family ATP-binding cassette domain-containing protein, with the protein MAHLLGGENLTVSYATRTVLDGVTLGLEEGDRIGMVGRNGDGKSTLMRLLALRSTPDSGRVTKRGDVNVGYLDQSDVLDGDLTVGAAIVGDQADYEWARNPQIREVMGGLVSDVDWHANVHALSGGQKRRVALAKLLIEDHDVIMLDEPTNHLDVEGVAWLSRHLRTRWRPNQGAFLVVTHDRWFLDEVCNKTWEVHDGIVDPFEGGYAAYVLARAERDRMASVVEGKRQQLVKKELAWLRRGAPARTAKPKFRIEAANALIADVPEPRDSMALSKMATARQGKDVLDLENVSLNFQGSDDGRKLFDNITLRLAPGERLGLVGVNGAGKTTLLKLLNGEILPDAGKVKRGKTVVTAVLTQEVKELDDVKDLRVIEVIEREKRSFNVGGKEFSAGQLVEQLGFTNEKQWTPVKDLSGGERRRLQLLRLLVGEPNVLMLDEPTNDLDTDTLAAVEDVLDGWPGTLVVVSHDRYLLERVTDHQMALLGDGKLRGLPGGVDQYLELRESALAGSTVTGGGNPVTSAGSSTAASAPSGASEAEKRDARKALNRIERQIKKLDQQEKKLHDDMVKSTEKSDFDALAEQNKQLKDLADEKDALELEWLESSELLGD; encoded by the coding sequence TTGGCACACCTTCTTGGCGGCGAGAACCTGACGGTCTCCTACGCGACCCGTACCGTCCTGGACGGGGTAACCCTGGGGCTTGAGGAGGGTGACAGGATCGGCATGGTGGGGCGCAACGGCGACGGCAAATCCACCCTGATGCGGCTGCTTGCCTTGCGCTCCACGCCGGATTCGGGCAGGGTCACCAAGCGCGGTGACGTCAACGTGGGATACCTGGATCAAAGCGACGTGCTCGACGGCGACCTGACAGTGGGTGCCGCGATCGTGGGGGACCAGGCGGACTACGAGTGGGCCCGCAATCCCCAGATCCGCGAAGTCATGGGCGGGCTGGTGTCCGACGTCGATTGGCACGCCAACGTCCATGCACTCTCCGGCGGCCAGAAGCGGCGCGTGGCGCTTGCCAAACTGCTGATCGAGGACCACGACGTCATCATGCTGGACGAGCCCACCAACCACCTCGACGTGGAGGGTGTGGCCTGGCTGTCGCGCCACCTGAGGACGCGCTGGCGGCCCAACCAGGGTGCTTTCCTGGTGGTGACCCACGACCGGTGGTTCCTCGATGAGGTCTGCAACAAGACCTGGGAAGTCCACGACGGGATCGTTGACCCCTTTGAAGGCGGTTATGCCGCCTACGTGCTGGCCCGTGCCGAGCGGGACCGGATGGCGTCCGTCGTCGAGGGCAAGCGCCAGCAGCTGGTCAAGAAGGAACTCGCCTGGCTCCGCCGCGGGGCACCCGCGCGGACGGCAAAGCCCAAGTTCAGGATTGAGGCCGCCAACGCCCTCATCGCAGATGTGCCTGAGCCGCGGGACTCCATGGCCCTCAGCAAGATGGCAACCGCCCGCCAGGGCAAGGACGTGCTGGACCTGGAGAACGTCTCCCTCAACTTTCAGGGCAGCGATGACGGGCGGAAGCTCTTCGACAACATCACCCTGCGTCTTGCCCCCGGCGAACGCCTGGGACTGGTGGGCGTCAACGGCGCCGGCAAGACCACGCTCCTGAAGCTTCTCAATGGAGAGATCCTTCCCGACGCCGGAAAGGTCAAGCGGGGCAAGACCGTGGTCACCGCTGTCCTGACCCAGGAGGTCAAGGAACTCGACGACGTCAAGGACCTGCGCGTCATCGAGGTGATTGAGCGGGAAAAGCGGTCCTTCAACGTGGGCGGCAAGGAATTCAGTGCCGGCCAGTTGGTGGAGCAGCTGGGTTTCACCAACGAGAAGCAGTGGACCCCGGTCAAGGACCTGTCCGGTGGCGAACGCCGCCGGCTCCAGCTTCTTCGCCTGCTTGTTGGCGAACCCAACGTGCTGATGCTGGATGAGCCCACCAACGACCTCGACACCGATACCCTTGCGGCCGTCGAAGATGTCCTGGATGGCTGGCCCGGAACCCTGGTGGTGGTCAGCCACGACCGCTACCTGCTGGAAAGGGTCACCGACCATCAGATGGCACTCCTCGGCGACGGCAAGCTCCGCGGCCTGCCCGGCGGCGTGGACCAGTACCTCGAGCTGCGTGAGTCTGCCCTGGCAGGCTCCACGGTCACCGGCGGCGGGAACCCCGTCACCAGCGCCGGCAGCAGCACCGCCGCCTCAGCCCCGTCAGGCGCCTCGGAAGCAGAGAAGCGCGACGCCCGGAAGGCCCTCAACAGGATCGAACGGCAGATCAAGAAGCTCGACCAGCAGGAAAAGAAGCTTCACGACGACATGGTCAAGAGCACGGAGAAGTCCGACTTCGACGCCCTGGCAGAACAGAACAAGCAGCTCAAGGACCTGGCCGACGAAAAGGACGCCCTGGAACTCGAATGGCTTGAGTCCTCGGAACTCCTGGGCGATTGA
- a CDS encoding TetR/AcrR family transcriptional regulator, whose amino-acid sequence MSTNPPRRRMTGLQRRSQLIDVGRGLFAVRGLDGTTIEEIAACAGVSKPVIYEHFGSKEGLYTQVVEHEFRLLLDSINGALTEEAKPRVLVERAALALLTYIEDRTEGFRILMRDAPPSQPEGAFSTLLSHVTAKVEHILSDEFDRRGFSARDGAMYAQMLVGMVAMTGQWWQDSRQPDKHTVAAHLVNLAWNGLTGLKKDPELQSEL is encoded by the coding sequence GTGAGCACCAACCCCCCGCGGAGACGGATGACCGGGCTTCAGCGGCGGAGCCAGCTGATCGACGTCGGACGCGGCCTCTTCGCCGTCCGCGGGCTCGACGGCACCACCATCGAGGAAATTGCTGCCTGCGCCGGAGTCTCCAAGCCGGTCATCTACGAACACTTCGGCTCCAAGGAAGGCCTGTACACCCAGGTGGTAGAGCACGAGTTTCGGCTCCTCCTGGACTCCATCAACGGCGCACTCACCGAGGAAGCCAAGCCGCGCGTCCTGGTGGAACGTGCCGCCCTGGCCCTGCTCACCTACATCGAGGACCGCACCGAAGGTTTCCGGATCCTGATGCGGGACGCTCCGCCGTCCCAGCCGGAAGGCGCCTTTTCCACACTGCTCTCGCACGTGACCGCCAAGGTGGAACACATCCTCTCCGACGAGTTCGACCGGCGCGGCTTCAGCGCCCGGGACGGCGCCATGTACGCCCAAATGCTCGTAGGCATGGTGGCAATGACCGGCCAATGGTGGCAGGACTCCCGCCAGCCCGACAAGCACACGGTGGCCGCACACCTCGTCAACCTCGCCTGGAACGGCCTGACCGGCCTCAAAAAGGACCCGGAACTGCAGTCTGAACTCTAG
- the glmU gene encoding bifunctional UDP-N-acetylglucosamine diphosphorylase/glucosamine-1-phosphate N-acetyltransferase GlmU codes for MIPENTGPAAVIVLAAGAGTRMKSRTPKILHEIGGRSMVGHALLAARSISPRQLAIVVRHERDLVARHVAELDPAALIVDQDDIPGTGRAVEVALQALDAEQDLTGTVVVTYGDVPLLSGQLLAELVATHEREANAVTVLTADLDDATGYGRILRGEDGTVTGIREHKDASDAERLIREVNSGIYAFDAAVLRDALTHVTTDNSQGEKYLTDVLGLARKAGGRVAAVVTADRWQVEGANDRVQLSALGAELNRRIVEAWMRAGVTVVDPATTWVDSSVTLDEDVRILPNTQLHGATTVARDAVVGPDTTLTDVTIGEGAKVTRTHGSGAVIGAGAAVGPFTYLRPGTVLGDTGKIGAFYETKNVTIGRGSKLSHLGYAGDAEIGEDTNIGCGNITANYDGEKKHRTVIGSGVRTGSNTVFVAPVTVGDGAYSGAGAVIRKDVPAGALAVTVAAQRNAEGWVAANRPGTRSAELAQAATTDSSSTPASTEEGK; via the coding sequence GTGATCCCCGAGAATACCGGCCCGGCCGCAGTAATCGTCCTGGCGGCAGGCGCCGGTACGCGGATGAAGTCGCGTACCCCCAAGATCCTGCATGAAATCGGCGGCAGGTCCATGGTGGGCCACGCACTGCTGGCCGCCCGCAGCATCAGCCCCCGGCAGCTGGCCATCGTGGTCCGCCACGAACGCGACCTGGTGGCACGCCACGTCGCGGAGCTGGACCCTGCTGCCCTGATCGTGGACCAGGACGACATCCCCGGCACCGGCCGTGCTGTGGAAGTGGCCCTGCAGGCCCTGGACGCAGAACAGGACCTTACCGGCACCGTGGTGGTGACCTACGGCGACGTGCCGCTGTTGTCCGGACAACTGCTGGCCGAGCTTGTGGCCACGCACGAGCGTGAAGCCAATGCCGTCACCGTGCTGACCGCCGATCTTGACGATGCCACGGGATACGGCCGGATCCTTCGCGGCGAGGACGGCACCGTGACCGGCATCCGCGAACACAAGGACGCATCGGACGCCGAACGCCTGATCCGTGAGGTCAACTCCGGCATCTACGCCTTTGACGCAGCCGTCCTCCGGGACGCACTCACCCACGTCACCACCGACAACTCGCAGGGCGAAAAATACCTCACTGATGTGCTCGGACTCGCCCGGAAGGCAGGCGGCCGCGTCGCCGCCGTCGTTACTGCCGACCGCTGGCAGGTGGAAGGCGCCAATGACCGCGTCCAGCTCTCCGCCCTCGGCGCAGAGCTGAACCGCCGCATCGTGGAGGCCTGGATGCGCGCCGGCGTCACCGTAGTGGACCCCGCCACCACCTGGGTCGATTCGTCCGTAACCCTGGACGAGGACGTCCGGATCCTTCCCAACACCCAACTCCACGGCGCCACCACCGTGGCGAGGGACGCCGTCGTCGGCCCCGACACCACCCTGACGGATGTCACCATCGGCGAGGGCGCAAAGGTAACCCGAACCCACGGTTCCGGCGCCGTCATCGGCGCGGGCGCCGCCGTCGGCCCCTTCACCTACCTGCGTCCGGGCACTGTCCTGGGGGACACCGGAAAGATCGGCGCGTTCTACGAAACCAAGAACGTGACTATCGGGCGCGGTTCCAAGCTGTCACACCTCGGATATGCCGGGGACGCCGAAATCGGCGAGGACACCAACATCGGCTGCGGAAACATCACGGCGAATTACGACGGCGAGAAGAAGCACCGCACGGTCATCGGCTCGGGCGTCCGGACAGGCTCCAACACGGTGTTCGTTGCTCCGGTCACCGTGGGCGACGGCGCCTACAGCGGTGCCGGCGCCGTGATCAGAAAAGACGTGCCGGCGGGAGCGCTTGCCGTGACCGTTGCCGCCCAACGCAATGCCGAGGGATGGGTCGCGGCCAACCGCCCGGGAACCCGCTCCGCTGAACTGGCCCAGGCGGCCACCACAGATTCCTCAAGTACCCCGGCATCTACAGAAGAGGGCAAGTAA
- a CDS encoding ribose-phosphate diphosphokinase, producing the protein MSEITARGEKKLVLATGRAHPELAKEIAKELGTDLLPVDAYDFANGEIYVRAGESVRGTDAFVIQAHPFPLNNWLMEQLIMIDSLKRASAKRITVVSPFYPYARQDKKGRGREPISARLVADLYKTAGADRIMSVDLHTSQIQGFFDGPVDHLMAIPLLADYIRTRVAAENVTVVSPDTGRVRVAEQWAERLGGAPLAFVHKSRDLTVPNQAVSKTVVGQIEGRTCVLIDDMIDTGGTISGAVQVLKNAGAKDVIIAATHAVFSDPAAKRLSESGAREVVVTNTLPLTASQRFPQLTVLSIAPLIARAVREVFDDGSVTSLFDGNA; encoded by the coding sequence ATGAGCGAAATTACGGCGCGCGGCGAGAAGAAGCTGGTGCTCGCAACCGGCCGGGCCCACCCGGAGCTGGCCAAGGAGATCGCCAAGGAGCTCGGTACCGACCTGCTGCCGGTGGACGCCTATGACTTCGCCAACGGTGAGATCTATGTCCGCGCCGGTGAAAGCGTCCGCGGCACGGATGCTTTTGTCATCCAGGCCCACCCCTTCCCGCTGAACAACTGGCTGATGGAACAGCTGATCATGATCGATTCGCTGAAGCGTGCCTCCGCCAAGCGCATCACGGTGGTGTCCCCGTTCTACCCCTACGCCCGCCAGGACAAGAAGGGCCGGGGCCGGGAGCCCATCTCCGCCCGCCTTGTGGCGGACCTGTACAAGACCGCCGGCGCGGACCGCATCATGAGCGTGGACCTGCACACCTCGCAGATCCAGGGCTTCTTCGACGGCCCGGTGGACCACCTCATGGCCATTCCGCTGCTTGCTGACTACATCCGCACCCGGGTGGCCGCCGAAAACGTTACCGTCGTTTCCCCGGACACCGGACGCGTCCGGGTCGCGGAGCAGTGGGCCGAGCGCCTGGGCGGCGCGCCGCTCGCCTTTGTGCACAAGAGCCGGGACCTGACTGTGCCGAACCAGGCCGTGTCCAAGACCGTGGTGGGCCAGATCGAGGGGCGCACCTGCGTCCTGATCGACGACATGATCGACACCGGCGGAACCATCTCCGGCGCCGTGCAGGTGCTGAAGAACGCCGGTGCCAAGGACGTCATCATCGCGGCCACCCACGCGGTCTTCTCCGATCCCGCCGCCAAGCGCCTCTCCGAGTCCGGCGCCCGTGAAGTGGTTGTCACCAACACCCTGCCGCTCACTGCATCCCAGCGGTTCCCCCAGCTGACGGTGCTTTCCATCGCCCCGCTGATCGCGCGCGCCGTCCGTGAAGTGTTCGACGACGGTTCGGTCACCAGCCTTTTCGACGGCAACGCCTGA
- a CDS encoding 50S ribosomal protein L25/general stress protein Ctc, producing MSEQKLAAELRTEFGKGYARRARMANLIPAVIYGHGAEPIHVTLPAKATTLAVRTPNALLSLDINGEGHLALVKDVQRDPIKQIIEHIDLLTVRKGEKVTVDVPVHVAGETAPGTVHNLELTVVSLEAEATHLPEAVEVSIEGRGAGEHIHASDLVLPKGSVLLTDPEALVVNISEAVEVAEEEAGEEAEAASEAASAATEEAAAE from the coding sequence ATGTCTGAGCAGAAGCTCGCAGCAGAACTGCGCACCGAATTCGGCAAGGGCTACGCCCGCCGCGCCCGGATGGCCAACCTCATCCCCGCCGTCATCTACGGTCACGGCGCAGAGCCCATCCACGTCACGCTTCCGGCCAAGGCCACCACCCTGGCTGTCCGCACCCCCAACGCCCTGCTGTCCCTGGATATCAACGGCGAAGGCCACCTGGCCCTGGTGAAGGACGTCCAGCGCGACCCCATCAAGCAGATCATCGAGCACATCGACCTCCTCACCGTCCGCAAGGGCGAAAAGGTCACCGTTGACGTTCCCGTACATGTTGCCGGCGAAACCGCCCCCGGCACCGTGCACAACCTGGAACTGACTGTGGTGTCCCTCGAGGCCGAGGCCACGCACCTGCCCGAGGCCGTTGAGGTGAGCATCGAAGGCCGTGGCGCCGGTGAGCACATCCACGCTTCCGATCTGGTCCTGCCCAAGGGCTCGGTCCTGCTGACCGACCCCGAGGCCCTCGTGGTGAACATCTCCGAGGCCGTTGAGGTCGCAGAGGAAGAAGCAGGCGAAGAGGCCGAAGCTGCCTCCGAGGCCGCTTCCGCGGCCACCGAGGAAGCCGCAGCCGAGTAA
- the pth gene encoding aminoacyl-tRNA hydrolase, with protein MTDSWLIVGLGNPGAQYQGNRHNVGQMVLDELAGRIGAGFKSHKARAQVLEGRLGIGGPRVVLAKPMSYMNVSGGPVAALANFYGIAPDHVVAVHDEIDIPFNTVKLKIGGGEGGHNGLRDISRALATKDYLRVRVGVGRPPGRMETADYVLRDFGSAELKELPFLLDDAADAVEALLRDGLTAAQQKFHPAKSERQ; from the coding sequence ATGACTGATAGCTGGCTGATTGTCGGCCTTGGAAACCCCGGCGCCCAGTACCAGGGCAACCGGCACAATGTCGGCCAGATGGTGCTAGACGAGCTGGCAGGCCGCATAGGTGCCGGCTTCAAAAGCCACAAGGCCCGCGCCCAGGTCCTCGAAGGCCGCCTCGGCATCGGCGGACCCCGCGTCGTGCTGGCAAAGCCGATGAGCTACATGAACGTTTCCGGCGGGCCCGTTGCGGCGCTGGCGAACTTCTACGGCATTGCCCCGGACCATGTGGTGGCGGTCCACGACGAGATCGACATTCCCTTTAATACGGTCAAGCTCAAGATCGGCGGGGGAGAAGGCGGCCATAACGGGCTGCGGGACATCTCCAGGGCCTTGGCCACCAAGGACTATCTCCGCGTCAGGGTGGGGGTGGGCCGGCCGCCGGGACGCATGGAGACCGCCGATTACGTGCTGCGCGACTTCGGCTCCGCCGAGCTGAAGGAACTGCCCTTCCTCCTGGACGATGCTGCTGATGCGGTTGAAGCGCTGCTGCGCGACGGCCTCACGGCGGCGCAGCAGAAGTTCCATCCAGCGAAGTCCGAACGCCAGTAA